In the genome of Streptomyces pactum, one region contains:
- a CDS encoding Mov34/MPN/PAD-1 family protein, translated as MLTITQALHDQIVAHARADHPDEACGVVAGPAGSGRPERFIPMLNAARSPTFYEFDSGDLLKLYREMDDRDEEPVVIYHSHTATEAYPSRTDISYANEPGAHYVLVSTAECGNDEGPVQFRSFRILDGEVTEEEVRIVETYG; from the coding sequence ATGCTGACCATCACCCAGGCCCTCCACGACCAGATCGTGGCGCACGCCCGCGCCGACCACCCCGACGAGGCGTGCGGCGTGGTCGCCGGTCCGGCCGGCAGCGGCCGGCCCGAGCGGTTCATCCCGATGCTCAACGCGGCCCGCTCGCCCACGTTCTACGAGTTCGACTCGGGCGATCTGCTCAAGCTCTACCGGGAGATGGACGACCGGGACGAGGAGCCGGTGGTCATCTACCACTCGCACACCGCCACCGAGGCGTACCCGTCGCGCACCGACATCTCCTACGCCAACGAGCCGGGCGCGCACTACGTCCTGGTCTCCACCGCCGAGTGCGGCAACGACGAGGGCCCGGTCCAGTTCCGGTCGTTCCGCATCCTGGACGGCGAGGTGACCGAGGAGGAGGTGCGGATCGTCGAGACGTACGGATGA
- a CDS encoding amino acid permease: MTSVQVDEKHGGPEGPGNTSEEGYQRGLGNRQIQMIAIGGAIGTGLFLGAGKAISKAGPSLILAYAVAGLVIFFIMRALGELLMYRPVSGSFSEYAREFLGPFWGYVTGWTYWLFWVVTGITEVTAAAEYVQYWEESIPQWVSALGFTVLLFGINLISVKLFGEMEFWFSMIKVTAILGMILIGLGVITLGFSDAGDTASFSLLWSEGGFFPKGIGGTLMTLQIVMFAFLAVELVGVTAGEATNPRETLPKAINTVPWRIALFYLGALIIILSVVSWTVFEPGVSPFVAAFAKIGLPAGAGIVNFVVLTAALSSCNSGMYSTGRMLRDLALNGQGPRFFTVLSPKGLPLRGTTVSAACMLAGVWINYQWPGEAFNYVVSFATISGMWAWIMILSAQLVYRRKVNRGLLPRSDFQAPGYPWTSVFALAFIGFVIVLMGIDEDARVSLYCAPIWGAAMVVSYFVIKSRDPEVFARKDHPAPAPTTAGKD; encoded by the coding sequence ATGACCTCGGTGCAGGTCGACGAGAAGCACGGCGGCCCGGAGGGCCCCGGCAACACATCAGAAGAGGGTTACCAGCGCGGGCTCGGTAACCGGCAGATCCAGATGATCGCGATCGGCGGTGCCATCGGCACCGGCCTGTTCCTCGGAGCCGGCAAGGCCATCTCCAAGGCCGGGCCGAGTCTGATCCTGGCCTACGCCGTCGCGGGCCTGGTCATCTTCTTCATCATGCGGGCGCTCGGCGAGCTGCTCATGTACCGCCCGGTCTCGGGCTCCTTCTCCGAGTACGCGCGTGAGTTCCTCGGCCCGTTCTGGGGCTATGTCACCGGCTGGACCTACTGGCTGTTCTGGGTGGTCACCGGCATCACCGAGGTCACCGCGGCGGCCGAGTACGTGCAGTACTGGGAAGAATCCATTCCGCAATGGGTCTCGGCGCTCGGCTTCACGGTGCTGCTGTTCGGCATCAACCTCATCTCGGTGAAGCTCTTCGGCGAGATGGAGTTCTGGTTCTCCATGATCAAGGTCACCGCCATCCTCGGCATGATCCTGATCGGCCTCGGCGTGATCACCCTCGGCTTCTCCGACGCCGGTGACACCGCCTCCTTCAGCCTCCTGTGGTCCGAGGGCGGGTTCTTCCCCAAGGGCATCGGCGGCACCCTGATGACCCTCCAGATCGTGATGTTCGCCTTCCTCGCCGTGGAACTGGTCGGCGTCACCGCCGGTGAGGCGACCAACCCCAGGGAGACCCTGCCCAAGGCGATCAACACCGTGCCGTGGCGCATCGCCCTGTTCTACCTGGGCGCCCTGATCATCATCCTGTCGGTGGTCAGCTGGACCGTCTTCGAGCCCGGCGTCAGCCCCTTCGTCGCCGCCTTCGCCAAGATCGGCCTGCCGGCCGGCGCGGGGATCGTGAACTTCGTGGTGCTCACCGCCGCGCTCTCCTCCTGCAACTCCGGCATGTACTCCACCGGCCGGATGCTGCGCGACCTCGCGCTGAACGGGCAGGGCCCGCGGTTCTTCACCGTGCTGTCGCCGAAGGGCCTGCCGCTGCGCGGCACCACGGTCTCCGCGGCCTGCATGCTCGCCGGCGTCTGGATCAACTACCAGTGGCCCGGTGAGGCGTTCAACTACGTCGTCTCCTTCGCCACCATCTCCGGCATGTGGGCCTGGATCATGATCCTCAGCGCCCAGCTGGTCTACCGCCGCAAGGTCAACCGCGGTCTGCTGCCGCGCTCCGACTTCCAGGCCCCCGGCTACCCGTGGACCAGCGTCTTCGCCCTCGCCTTCATCGGCTTCGTGATCGTGCTCATGGGCATCGACGAGGACGCCCGGGTCTCCCTGTACTGCGCCCCGATCTGGGGAGCGGCCATGGTGGTGTCGTACTTCGTCATCAAGTCCCGCGACCCCGAGGTCTTCGCGCGCAAGGATCACCCCGCCCCGGCCCCGACCACCGCCGGCAAGGACTGA